A section of the Dehalobacter sp. DCM genome encodes:
- a CDS encoding LuxR C-terminal-related transcriptional regulator — translation MSYLTRPRLIKSFQDAVKHKVILVTAPAGYGKTTFLSEVLKKTESPVAWISLEKRDDHLFEFWNNIIMAIQKIYPIGIESQSVQQKSKKSIEHALTELINGVSEFVPNLVIVFDDFHYIESKTVHDSIEYFINYLPPQTHLIISSRVNPPLALSRLRGQGHVAEITAVDLKFTLKETYGFLNDVMNFALKQPMVQHIHNRIEGWIAGLQMIVIAMHGNPDINALLAAFRGSSKNIMEYLTSEVLDQQEQPIRRFLLETSILDCFNGEICDYIFERNDSRNILDTLVERNLFLQSVDNEDKWFSYHSLFRHSLNKKISMLHSDILPHLHKRASHWFEQKGMIENAIEHALEACEYERAVELFDKITVVIMGQDKCKKFWVWFNKLPEEFTSKSLWANIGCAVACEMTREVEHEKRYMKTALSLSKTTDISEYRNSPYYAQLLGSLYVMKTMYAYHNGDILQALKYSEEGLAALPKDEIKGRSAILCARGFALWMHGELYQSYRCCEEAANLCKEVEYTYSAILNLTGVAHARFAMGHLNSAVAACHEISRWSMLHGKEISSSCYSYLLLARILYQRNLLDEAEEQINRAISLSENGQEMVLWLNSQMALARINIVRGRVDVAIEIASQAKTAYQIALPNNRFADMLMSRLWLMVCDESTAADCIDTWTDLFFSQTAGFSKEKAMAIILEQGVYENDYRNVWPEIPLLNYVRVKLAQGKLEGLVELLESVHRDVEAKQWRSILLETIILESLVFNATGDFKAAVTLLRDALVLAEKENYLRVFTDEGEPMLQLLQQAKRRGITSKYISEILSVFKISADMQPNQMTDKLNSIYQPLTKRETQILQLICGGASNQEISQRLFISLSTVKNHIHCIYNKLDTDNRAQAVILAKELGLIKASG, via the coding sequence ATGAGTTACTTGACCCGTCCCCGTTTAATAAAAAGCTTTCAGGACGCAGTTAAACATAAGGTTATACTCGTGACGGCTCCTGCGGGTTACGGTAAAACGACGTTTCTTAGTGAAGTTTTGAAAAAAACCGAATCTCCGGTTGCCTGGATTTCATTGGAGAAAAGGGATGACCATCTGTTTGAATTCTGGAACAATATCATTATGGCAATTCAAAAAATTTATCCGATTGGGATCGAGTCACAGTCTGTTCAACAAAAAAGCAAGAAATCGATAGAACATGCTCTTACAGAATTAATCAACGGCGTAAGTGAATTTGTTCCTAATCTCGTTATTGTTTTCGATGATTTTCACTATATTGAATCAAAAACGGTTCATGATTCAATTGAGTATTTCATAAATTATCTTCCTCCCCAAACCCATCTCATTATTTCTTCAAGAGTGAATCCGCCTTTAGCACTCAGTCGACTGCGCGGTCAAGGCCATGTGGCTGAGATCACAGCGGTGGATTTAAAATTTACATTGAAAGAGACCTATGGATTTTTGAATGATGTAATGAATTTTGCATTAAAGCAACCCATGGTCCAACACATTCATAACCGTATTGAGGGATGGATTGCCGGGTTGCAGATGATTGTCATTGCAATGCACGGAAACCCGGATATCAATGCCCTATTGGCAGCATTTCGCGGATCAAGCAAAAATATTATGGAATATCTGACCAGCGAGGTTTTAGATCAACAAGAACAACCTATCCGTAGGTTCCTGTTGGAAACCAGTATTCTGGATTGCTTTAACGGTGAAATCTGTGACTATATTTTTGAAAGAAATGATAGCCGAAATATTCTTGATACACTGGTTGAACGAAATCTATTTCTTCAATCCGTTGATAATGAAGATAAGTGGTTCAGTTATCATTCCCTTTTTAGACATTCTCTGAACAAAAAAATATCTATGCTGCATTCCGATATACTTCCTCACTTGCACAAGAGGGCCAGTCACTGGTTTGAACAAAAAGGAATGATTGAAAATGCCATTGAGCATGCTTTAGAAGCCTGTGAATATGAGCGGGCGGTAGAGCTATTTGATAAGATTACCGTCGTCATTATGGGACAGGATAAATGCAAAAAGTTCTGGGTTTGGTTTAACAAATTACCGGAAGAATTTACATCCAAAAGCTTATGGGCGAATATCGGCTGTGCCGTTGCCTGTGAAATGACCAGGGAAGTGGAACATGAAAAAAGGTATATGAAGACAGCACTTTCCCTCAGCAAGACAACCGATATTTCGGAATATCGAAACTCACCCTATTATGCGCAGCTTCTGGGCTCTCTCTATGTTATGAAAACAATGTACGCATACCATAATGGCGACATCTTACAAGCACTAAAATATTCCGAAGAAGGTTTAGCCGCTTTGCCCAAAGACGAAATTAAGGGACGAAGCGCCATACTGTGCGCAAGGGGGTTTGCTCTTTGGATGCACGGTGAACTTTACCAGTCATATCGCTGCTGCGAAGAAGCTGCAAATTTATGCAAGGAAGTTGAATACACTTACTCCGCAATATTAAATTTAACAGGTGTTGCTCATGCCAGATTTGCGATGGGGCATTTAAACAGTGCTGTTGCTGCGTGCCATGAAATCAGCAGATGGAGTATGCTTCACGGAAAAGAGATTTCATCTTCTTGTTATTCATATCTTCTCCTGGCCAGGATCCTCTATCAACGAAACTTACTGGATGAAGCGGAAGAACAAATTAACCGCGCCATATCGTTAAGCGAAAATGGTCAGGAAATGGTATTATGGTTAAACAGCCAAATGGCTTTAGCCAGGATTAATATTGTCCGCGGCAGGGTGGATGTAGCTATAGAGATTGCCAGCCAAGCAAAGACAGCCTATCAAATCGCGTTACCAAATAATCGATTTGCCGATATGTTAATGTCCCGTTTATGGCTGATGGTTTGTGATGAATCAACAGCGGCGGATTGTATTGACACTTGGACTGATTTGTTTTTCTCTCAAACTGCAGGATTTTCTAAAGAAAAGGCAATGGCAATAATATTAGAACAAGGTGTATATGAAAACGACTACCGCAATGTATGGCCGGAAATACCGCTGCTCAACTATGTCCGTGTAAAATTGGCTCAGGGTAAATTGGAAGGGCTGGTTGAATTATTGGAGAGCGTGCACCGGGATGTCGAAGCCAAACAATGGCGAAGTATCCTGCTTGAGACGATCATTTTAGAGTCATTGGTGTTTAATGCTACAGGCGACTTTAAGGCTGCCGTGACATTGTTGAGGGACGCTCTTGTTCTGGCTGAAAAGGAGAATTATCTTCGCGTCTTTACTGATGAAGGGGAACCGATGCTGCAGCTACTTCAGCAGGCTAAAAGAAGAGGAATAACCTCAAAATATATTTCTGAGATTCTCTCAGTATTTAAGATTTCCGCTGACATGCAACCAAACCAAATGACTGATAAACTAAACTCAATATATCAACCCCTTACTAAACGGGAAACTCAAATACTTCAACTGATTTGCGGTGGCGCATCCAATCAGGAAATCTCACAGAGGTTATTCATCAGTCTTTCCACAGTGAAAAACCACATCCATTGTATTTATAATAAATTAGATACGGACAATCGTGCACAGGCAGTTATTTTAGCCAAGGAACTTGGGCTTATAAAGGCAAGCGGTTAA
- a CDS encoding 4Fe-4S binding protein, translating to MAQKPVFVPKPKGLGLRNWIVDKIAATPRKWNVILKLFKLIVIGSKLTEKPIIGPLYKRIMMFSPVDKTYTFGTVLNLNVDVSDATESVTVPADLMKKLIREATTIVSANSCLCKDAMGCETYPHDVCCLFLGKGSLSMVKHDVGHVVSVEEALARVDKAAELGLIGQALWVELEQYVWGVNCEDLDKFIEVCFCCPCCCVGLNVAKNASREIKERFRSSGWQAQVQDHCIGCGFCVESCVQSAITIKNGKAVVNETYCMGCGICKTHCQQGAIKIEQVKPMRASVQEYFLEEGRLDIKP from the coding sequence ATGGCGCAAAAGCCTGTTTTCGTGCCAAAGCCAAAGGGTCTGGGGCTCAGGAACTGGATTGTCGATAAAATTGCAGCGACGCCACGCAAGTGGAATGTGATTTTAAAGTTATTCAAACTGATTGTGATTGGTAGCAAACTAACAGAGAAGCCAATAATCGGCCCACTCTACAAAAGAATCATGATGTTCAGTCCGGTCGATAAAACGTATACCTTTGGCACGGTATTAAACCTGAATGTCGATGTCAGTGATGCTACTGAATCTGTGACCGTTCCAGCGGATTTGATGAAAAAGCTTATTCGAGAAGCGACAACCATCGTCTCTGCGAATAGCTGCCTATGCAAAGATGCAATGGGCTGTGAAACCTATCCACATGATGTCTGCTGCTTGTTTTTAGGCAAAGGTTCGCTTAGTATGGTCAAACATGACGTGGGTCATGTCGTCTCCGTAGAAGAAGCCTTGGCACGGGTCGATAAGGCAGCCGAGCTGGGGCTAATTGGCCAGGCCTTATGGGTGGAACTTGAACAGTATGTCTGGGGTGTAAATTGTGAGGACCTGGACAAATTTATTGAAGTGTGTTTTTGCTGTCCTTGCTGTTGCGTCGGCTTGAATGTAGCCAAGAATGCTTCCAGGGAAATTAAGGAGCGGTTTCGTTCTTCCGGTTGGCAGGCGCAGGTACAGGATCATTGCATTGGCTGCGGGTTTTGCGTCGAAAGTTGTGTACAGTCCGCAATCACAATTAAAAACGGCAAAGCGGTAGTTAACGAGACTTACTGTATGGGCTGCGGTATTTGCAAAACACATTGCCAACAGGGGGCAATAAAGATCGAACAGGTAAAACCGATGCGAGCGAGCGTTCAGGAATATTTCCTAGAAGAAGGACGCCTAGATATAAAACCATAA
- a CDS encoding hydrogenase maturation nickel metallochaperone HypA/HybF — MHEYGVVRQIINIVSEKALQANAKSVEEITVVVGELTGYVGESLQRYFGYFTENTLCANAELIIEKVPAQWECSNCHKNFIISSAGSFACPVCGRDGKPTEIGREFYIKSTRISVKSRQ; from the coding sequence ATGCATGAATATGGGGTTGTAAGACAGATAATTAATATTGTTAGTGAAAAAGCATTGCAGGCCAATGCGAAAAGCGTTGAGGAAATCACGGTGGTAGTTGGAGAGCTCACGGGATATGTTGGGGAATCCTTACAAAGGTACTTTGGCTACTTTACAGAAAATACACTCTGTGCGAATGCAGAACTTATTATCGAAAAGGTGCCTGCCCAATGGGAATGCTCGAATTGTCACAAGAATTTCATTATTAGTTCAGCTGGCTCTTTCGCTTGTCCGGTTTGCGGGAGGGATGGAAAACCTACAGAAATTGGCAGAGAGTTTTATATTAAGAGTACACGAATCTCTGTAAAATCGAGACAGTGA